The following proteins are encoded in a genomic region of Magnolia sinica isolate HGM2019 chromosome 1, MsV1, whole genome shotgun sequence:
- the LOC131224771 gene encoding uncharacterized protein LOC131224771: MARFLLLCLLLAHVFKSLAVEHEPNQKFQPPVGSKEPIISAPPTSSATIGHEMEIEPGVAEAPGNRRLGKHHHTDKSIAGGGVIIGGLATAIFATVFCYIRVTRRRNEENKV, translated from the coding sequence ATGGCCAGATTTCTTCTCCTTTGCTTGCTATTAGCCCATGTTTTCAAGTCCTTAGCTGTGGAACATGAACCCAATCAGAAGTTTCAGCCCCCGGTCGGGTCCAAAGAGCCCATTATCTCGGCCCCACCCACATCAAGTGCAACCATCGGTCATGAGATGGAAATTGAGCCAGGAGTCGCCGAGGCACCCGGAAATCGACGGTTGGGCAAGCATCATCATACGGACAAGTCAATCGCCGGTGGCGGTGTGATCATTGGCGGGCTTGCGACGGCTATCTTCGCCACTGTCTTTTGTTACATTCGGGTCACCAGACGGAGAAACGAGGAGAATAAGGTCTAG